From a region of the Sander lucioperca isolate FBNREF2018 chromosome 8, SLUC_FBN_1.2, whole genome shotgun sequence genome:
- the LOC116037802 gene encoding scavenger receptor cysteine-rich type 1 protein M130-like isoform X2 translates to MDHLLVLLLLSSGLQAEGKHNSTESVRLVGGDSRCAGSLELKHQGDWKQVSDTHWNLKKAAVACKELDCGSAVSVGWREESSDRSVWKIKYDCVQSGSALRECARSDSSSTIVNLNCSESVRLVNGTSLCSGRLEVKTNQSPQRWSSVCEADFDQQDAEVVCRELGCGAPSVLQGVHYGEVEVPMWTKELQCGGHESALLDCRSSGSDINVTCSPGKVVGLTCSEPVRLVGGDSRCAGIVELKHLDWRPVINYDITPETAAATCKELDCGSAVSVDGKEESSYRDMWRVSSDCVQSGTVLRDCVTPWHFHIALNLTCSDLFQPNISVSSSMDGDSEAQQQRFQVFRGSTFNISCSIQPQYPGGSFQLTFTSSNSAHNYTQPAVNHSAHFLFPAAEPVHHGKYSCVYHVSVLSHNFSSESHLLSLAVSDLLLPPNISLDGDSEAQQQGFRVFRGSTFNISCFIQPQYPGGSFQLTFTSSNSAHNYTMPAVNHSAHFLFPAAEPAHQGIYSCVYHVSVLSHNFSSESHLLSLTIIDPTPFIIRAVVLPLTLLLVNAALYLYC, encoded by the exons ATGGATCACCTGTTGGTGCTGTTGCTGTTGAGCTCAG GACTCCAGGCTGAAGGAAAACACAACTCAAcag AGTCTGTCAGGTTGGTGGGAGGAGATAGCCGCTGTGCAGGATCACTGGAGCTGAAACATCAGGGAGACTGGAAACAAGTGAGTGACACTCACTGGAACCTGAAGAAAGCAGCGGTTGCCTGTAAAGAGTTGGACTGTGGCTCTGCTGTTTCTGTAGGGTGGAGAGAAGAGTCCTCAGACAGATCTGTGTGGAAGATCAAATATGACTGTGTTCAGTCTGGATCTGCTCTGAGGGAGTGTGCAAGATCAGATTCCTCTTCCACCATTGTGAATCTCAACTGTTCAG AATCTGTCAGGCTAGTGAATGGGACTAGTCTGTGCTCAGGCAGACTGGAGGTGAAGACTAACCAGTCTCCCCAGCGGTGGTCCTCGGTGTGTGAAGCTGACTTTGACCAGCAGGATGCAGAGGTGGTCTGTAGGGAGCTTGGCTGTGGGGCTCCTTCAGTCCTTCAGGGGGTGCACTATGGAGAAGTGGAAGTCCCAATGTGGACCAAAGAGTTGCAGTGTGGAGGCCATGAGTCTGCTCTCCTGGACTGTagaagctcaggctcagatataAATGTCACCTGCTCACCTGGCAAAGTAGTTGgactcacctgctcag AGCCTGTTAGGTTGGTGGGAGGAGACAGTCGCTGTGCAGGAATAGTGGAGCTGAAACACCTGGACTGGAGACCAGTGATTAACTATGACATCACCCCAGAGACAGCAGCTGCCACCTGTAAAGAACTGGACTGTGGCTCTGCTGTTTCTGTAGATGGGAAAGAGGAGTCTTCATACAGAGATATGTGGAGGGTCAGCTCTGACTGTGTTCAGTCTGGAACTGTTCTGAGAGACTGTGTAACACCATGGCACTTTCACATCGCCCTGAatctcacctgctcag atCTGTTTCAGCCCAACATCTCTGTGTCCTCGTCCATGGATGGGGACTCTGAGGCCCAGCAGCAACGCTTTCAGGTGTTCAGGGGCTCCACCTTCAACATCAGCTGCTCCATTCAGCCACAGTACCCAGGAGGCTCCTTTCAGCTCACCTTTACCTCCTCGAACTCCGCACACAACTACACCCAACCAGCTGTCAATCACTctgcccacttcctgtttcctgctgcAGAGCCCGTCCACCATGGAAAATACAGCTGTGTTTATCACGTCTCTGTTTTATCTCATAACTTCTCCTCCGAGAGCCATCtgctctctctcgctgtctcag ACCTACTGCTTCCACCCAACATCTCCTTGGACGGGGACTCCGAGGCCCAGCAGCAAGGGTTTCGGGTGTTCAGGGGCTCCACCTTCAACATCAGCTGCTTTATTCAGCCACAGTACCCAGGAGGCTCCTTTCAGCTCACCTTTACCTCTTCCAACTCAGCACACAATTACACCATGCCTGCTGTCAATCACTccgcccacttcctgtttcctgctgcAGAGCCCGCCCACCAAGGAATCTACAGCTGTGTTTATCACGTCTCTGTTTTATCTCATAACTTCTCCTCTGAGAGCcatctgctctctctcactaTCATAG ATCCAACACCTTTTATCATCAGAGCGGTCGTCCTGCCGCTGACTCTGCTGTTGGTGAATGCTGCCCTTTATCTTTACT GCTAG
- the LOC116037802 gene encoding scavenger receptor cysteine-rich type 1 protein M130-like isoform X1: protein MDHLLVLLLLSSGLQAEGKHNSTESVRLVGGDSRCAGSLELKHQGDWKQVSDTHWNLKKAAVACKELDCGSAVSVGWREESSDRSVWKIKYDCVQSGSALRECARSDSSSTIVNLNCSESVRLVNGTSLCSGRLEVKTNQSPQRWSSVCEADFDQQDAEVVCRELGCGAPSVLQGVHYGEVEVPMWTKELQCGGHESALLDCRSSGSDINVTCSPGKVVGLTCSEPVRLVGGDSRCAGIVELKHLDWRPVINYDITPETAAATCKELDCGSAVSVDGKEESSYRDMWRVSSDCVQSGTVLRDCVTPWHFHIALNLTCSDLFQPNISVSSSMDGDSEAQQQRFQVFRGSTFNISCSIQPQYPGGSFQLTFTSSNSAHNYTQPAVNHSAHFLFPAAEPVHHGKYSCVYHVSVLSHNFSSESHLLSLAVSDLLLPPNISLDGDSEAQQQGFRVFRGSTFNISCFIQPQYPGGSFQLTFTSSNSAHNYTMPAVNHSAHFLFPAAEPAHQGIYSCVYHVSVLSHNFSSESHLLSLTIIDPTPFIIRAVVLPLTLLLVNAALYLYCKASRGQKPGMQENIELDYYNLGVSAAEGGLTN from the exons ATGGATCACCTGTTGGTGCTGTTGCTGTTGAGCTCAG GACTCCAGGCTGAAGGAAAACACAACTCAAcag AGTCTGTCAGGTTGGTGGGAGGAGATAGCCGCTGTGCAGGATCACTGGAGCTGAAACATCAGGGAGACTGGAAACAAGTGAGTGACACTCACTGGAACCTGAAGAAAGCAGCGGTTGCCTGTAAAGAGTTGGACTGTGGCTCTGCTGTTTCTGTAGGGTGGAGAGAAGAGTCCTCAGACAGATCTGTGTGGAAGATCAAATATGACTGTGTTCAGTCTGGATCTGCTCTGAGGGAGTGTGCAAGATCAGATTCCTCTTCCACCATTGTGAATCTCAACTGTTCAG AATCTGTCAGGCTAGTGAATGGGACTAGTCTGTGCTCAGGCAGACTGGAGGTGAAGACTAACCAGTCTCCCCAGCGGTGGTCCTCGGTGTGTGAAGCTGACTTTGACCAGCAGGATGCAGAGGTGGTCTGTAGGGAGCTTGGCTGTGGGGCTCCTTCAGTCCTTCAGGGGGTGCACTATGGAGAAGTGGAAGTCCCAATGTGGACCAAAGAGTTGCAGTGTGGAGGCCATGAGTCTGCTCTCCTGGACTGTagaagctcaggctcagatataAATGTCACCTGCTCACCTGGCAAAGTAGTTGgactcacctgctcag AGCCTGTTAGGTTGGTGGGAGGAGACAGTCGCTGTGCAGGAATAGTGGAGCTGAAACACCTGGACTGGAGACCAGTGATTAACTATGACATCACCCCAGAGACAGCAGCTGCCACCTGTAAAGAACTGGACTGTGGCTCTGCTGTTTCTGTAGATGGGAAAGAGGAGTCTTCATACAGAGATATGTGGAGGGTCAGCTCTGACTGTGTTCAGTCTGGAACTGTTCTGAGAGACTGTGTAACACCATGGCACTTTCACATCGCCCTGAatctcacctgctcag atCTGTTTCAGCCCAACATCTCTGTGTCCTCGTCCATGGATGGGGACTCTGAGGCCCAGCAGCAACGCTTTCAGGTGTTCAGGGGCTCCACCTTCAACATCAGCTGCTCCATTCAGCCACAGTACCCAGGAGGCTCCTTTCAGCTCACCTTTACCTCCTCGAACTCCGCACACAACTACACCCAACCAGCTGTCAATCACTctgcccacttcctgtttcctgctgcAGAGCCCGTCCACCATGGAAAATACAGCTGTGTTTATCACGTCTCTGTTTTATCTCATAACTTCTCCTCCGAGAGCCATCtgctctctctcgctgtctcag ACCTACTGCTTCCACCCAACATCTCCTTGGACGGGGACTCCGAGGCCCAGCAGCAAGGGTTTCGGGTGTTCAGGGGCTCCACCTTCAACATCAGCTGCTTTATTCAGCCACAGTACCCAGGAGGCTCCTTTCAGCTCACCTTTACCTCTTCCAACTCAGCACACAATTACACCATGCCTGCTGTCAATCACTccgcccacttcctgtttcctgctgcAGAGCCCGCCCACCAAGGAATCTACAGCTGTGTTTATCACGTCTCTGTTTTATCTCATAACTTCTCCTCTGAGAGCcatctgctctctctcactaTCATAG ATCCAACACCTTTTATCATCAGAGCGGTCGTCCTGCCGCTGACTCTGCTGTTGGTGAATGCTGCCCTTTATCTTTACTGTAAG GCTAGCAGGGGACAGAAGCCGGGCATGCAGGAAAACATTGAGCTGGATTATTATAACCTAGGTGTCTCTGCAGCTGAAGGAGGGCTGACCAATTAG
- the LOC116037803 gene encoding histamine N-methyltransferase-like, which yields MAAEANQTCFEGRTLQNFQVYLEQSGDHKASLWCVHNILPGEFKRIGAGKSSLDVLGVGSGGGEMDAQMLTLLQSTFPAVPITADIVEGSSQLTDNFKALVAKTTNLQKIPFAWYIMHSEDYERQVKEKGDMKTFDFIHLIQMIYFVDNLADTIKFYHSLLKNNGRLMIIVEADNSGWDVLWKTYTKELCVGAITECRSSGEVIACLKSQGLKYEEHVIPNTFDITECFNPSSQTGQCLLNFFTVKDNFYQSFTPEIRAGMLDLLRNECSTEKDGRVFFNNNVSCILVYA from the exons ATGGCTGCAGAAGCAAACCAGACTTGTTTTGAGGGCAGGACTCTCCAAAACTTTCAGGTCTACCTAGAACAGTCGGGAGACCACAAGGCCAGTCTCTGGTGTGTTCACAACATCCTGCCAGGTGAATTCAAAAG AATTGGAGCAGGTAAAAGCAGTCTGGATGTTCTTGGTGTTGGAAGTGGTGGAG GGGAAATGGATGCCCAGATGCTCACTCTACTGCAGTCTACATTTCCTGCTGTCCCGATCACTGCTGACATTGTGGAGGGCAGCTCTCAGCTCACAGACAACTTCAAAG CTTTGGTAGCAAAGACCACCAACCTTCAGAAGATCCCATTTGCTTGGTATATCATGCACAGTGAGGACTATGAGAGGcaagtaaaagaaaaaggagacatGAAGACTTTTGACTTCATACACTTGATTCAG ATGATCTACTTTGTGGATAACCTTGCCGACACCATCAAGTTCTACCATAGCCTTCTGAAGAACAATGGCAGGCTTATGATCATCGTTGAAGCAG ATAACAGTGGCTGGGACGTCCTGTGGAAGACTTACACAAAGGAGCTCTGCGTTGGTGCCATCACAGAGTGCCGCTCATCAGGAGAGGTAATTGCCTGCCTGAAGAGCCAGGGTCTGAAATATGAGGAGCACGTGATTCCCAACACCTTCGACATCACTGAGTGCTTCAATCCAAGCAGCCAAACTGGACAATGTCTGCTGAATTTCTTTACAGTCAAAGATAACTTCTATCAGTCGTTCACCCCAGAGATCAGAGCAGGCATGTTAGACCTTCTCAGGAACGAGTGCAGCACTGAAAAAGATGGCAGGGTGTTCTTCAACAATAATGTGAGCTGCATACTTGTATATGCTTGA